The DNA region TGGGCATTAGCGTGAACACTGTTAAAACGCAGAAAAAAAGAGGGCTGCAACTGCTAAAGGTTCGTCTTAACCCAGATTTTTTTGCCATTCTTTCCTTATTTTTATTGAAATAATCCAATTATTAAAAAATAATTTGATTTTCTTTCACCCACTTTTGTTTTTCGGGTTTCCTATAGTTGTCTATGGAAACACAAAACAATTTTAAGTACACATCCCAACTCATTATTAAGTTCCTTAAAGATGAACTTAACGCTCAGGAAAAGAGGGCCCTTGAACTTTGGCTTAATGCATCCCCGGCTAACCGGGAACTACTGGAGTCTTTCCGCAATACCGCAGCTGTACAACAGGAGATCAATTACATAGATGCAGTTGACACCCATAAAGGCTGGGAAGAAATTTCAAAACAAATGCAGGTTAAACCAGTAAAAGCATTTTTCTGGAATAAAATCAGGAAATACAGCGCAGCTGCCATACTGTTAATCACAACAGGTATTGGCCTTTATTACTATACTGCAAAAAATAACAACGGGAAACCCAACGGTACCAACGGTACCCTGGCATCACAAGATATTATGCCTGGAGGTCAGAAAGCGGTATTGCAATTGGCAGATGGCTCTTCTCTTGATCTGGGCAGTAATAAATTCCTGCTGAAAGGCGAAAATGGGGAAGTAGCCATGAGCGCATCAAAAGGAACACTGTATTTTGGGAACAATAAAGGAAGCAGAGCCAAAGGATACAACCTGTTGAAAACCCCTCGGGCAGGAGAGTATAAAATGATTCTTCCCGACGGAACTAAGGTCTGGTTAAATGCATCATCTACCCTACGTTTCCCGGCAAGTTTCAATAGAGAAGAACGTCATGTCCAGCTTACAGGAGAAGCCTATTTTGAAGTTGCCCATAACAAGGATCTACCATTCAGGGTAAGTTTTAACAACACAGAAGTAGAGGTGTTGGGCACCCATTTTAACATCAATACTTTCGGCAAACAAAGCAGAACCACACTGGTAGAAGGTTCAGTTAAAGTGACCGAAGCAGGCAAACAACAACTGCTGAAACCCGGAGAAGAAGCGATCGTAAATGATGGCAAAGTAGCCATCCATAAAACAGATACCTACAAATCCATAGCCTGGAAAGAAGGTGCTTTTTATTTCCAGGATGACCTGATGACAGACATTATGGACCAGGTATTCCGGTGGTACAACGTAGAAATTATTTACAAAGGTAAACCAGGCACCAAAAGATATAGCGGAAATATCCGCAGGCAAGCTACATTAAAGCAGGTGCTGGAAATGCTTAATGCAGTAAGCGGAACAGAATTCAGCCTGGAAGACAGGACCGTAACCGTAGACTTTAACAACTAAAACTTTAAACACATGAAATAACCATTACTAAACAATCACCGGAATTTAAAAATACAGGTATAAAAAATCCGGGAGCATTGCAGTGTTCCCGGATCAAAAAGTGCGGCTGTGTTTATTTGATCGCTTTTCGAATTCAACCAATTTTTCAAAACCAACACATACAAAAATATGAAACAAATCCTTCCCGGCAAGTATGCGGGAGAATGCAGGTCATTTAATAGAAAACTACTATTAGTTATGAGGTTAACTATTTTCTTATTAATCGCGGGCTGCCTGGCTGTACAAGCCTCAGGCTATGCCCAAAAAGTAAACCTATCGGTGCGCAATGCAGGGATGGAAAGCGTCTGCCTGGACATTAAAAAGCAGACCGGCTATTTCTTCCTGTACGATGCCGATGTGCTGAAAAAATCAGGAAAGGTTAACCTTGAACTCAAAAACGCCGAACTGACAGAGGCCTTAAAACAGCTCACGGCCGGAAAAGCGTTGGAATATAAGATTATTGATAAGACAGTCATCATCTCTGAGGCAAGAAGCGTACAAACTATGCAGGAGGAGATCATCGTTAAAGGAACCGTAAAATCGAAAGAAGCGCCTGGTCAGCCAGATCTGGCTCTTCCCGGGGTGGTAGTTACGCTTAAGGGAACAAAAAAAGCTGTGCTTACTTTCGGCGATGGGACATACAGCATCAAGGCCCCTGCCAATGGTACCCTGGTATTTTCTATGGTAGGTTACGGCACTAAAGAAATCGCTATTAACGGAAATAAAATCATTGATATTGTAATGGCAGAAACAGCCAGCCAACTGAATGAAGTTATTGTTACCGCCTATGGTACTTCTGAAAAAAAAGAAAACCAGATCGGGAGCGCATTTCAGGTAAACAGAAAAGACCTGGATCGTAAACCTCTCGATAGGATTGACAAATTGCTGGAAGGTATTGTACCGGGTTTACAGGTTGACATGCAGGATGCAACTGCAGCAAGTGCCAGACCAAGATTCCAGACGCGTCTTAGAGGGGATGCGACATTCAGCTCCTCCAATGAGCCGCTATGGGTGTTAGACGGAATCCCGATAAATACAGGTGATGAGACCAATATGATCCCGGGCACCAATACCAGTGTTAGCCCCTTAAGCTACCTTAACCCGAATGACATCGAATCAATAACTGTATTGAAAGATGCTACCGCAACTTCAATTTATGGTGCAAACGGTGCAAACGGGGTGATACTGATTACAACTACCAGGGGACGGGATGGCGAAAACAGGATTAACTACAGTTTCAGAACTGGTCTGAACCTTTTAAACGACAACCGCTTTCATGTTCTCAGTGCGAATGAGTATAGAGAACTCATTTCGGAATCTTTTGCCAATTCGCCATTATCAGTGAATCCGGTTGAGGATTTGGGAACAAGTACCGACTGGTATGACATCTTTTACCGTAACGGTGTAACCAGTCAGCATGATCTTTCATTTTCAGGAGGAAACGAGAAAACCAGGTATTATGTTTCTGGGGCTTACTACAAAGAGAAACCCATCATGATCAATAATACTACGCAAAGGTTTTCTACAAGAATTAACCTTGATCAGAAAGTAAACCGGTCAATTGACATGTTTTTCCGCCTGGGCGCTTCATATAACCTGAATGACATGTTTAATCCTGGAAATGCCTATTACATCAACAGACCTATTGACAGCCCCTTCAATCCGGATGGATCCTATGTTATGAAGTTTTACAATAAACTTGCCGACGCAAAGTTTAATGACGACAACCAGAAAACCATGGCTATGAATGGAAATATTGGTGGAACAATCCGCATATTGCCCGAACTTTCATATACCACCACCAATGGTATAGATTACTCTTCAGTAAACGAGAGCATGTATACCTCTATGCTTACATTCCTTGGCCGAGATGGCGGGGAAGCTTATAAAGGGCAAAGTACAGTCTTTACCTGGAACTCTCAACATCGCATTAATTTTGATAAGAAATTTGGCAACCATTCCTTTTCTGCCTTATTGGGTGGAGAAGCTACCAACAGGGACAGGCGGTCATTATCTGCTAATGGAATCGGTTTTGCAAACGATAAGATCAGAGAAGTGACCTACGCTGCAACCAGAACGGGTTCAAGTTCGGCGGCCGAACAAAGTGGTTTATCCTACTATGGACAGCTCAACTACAGTTTATCAGACAAATATCATTTGATAGGAAGCTTCAGGGGTGATGCCAATTCGGATTTCGGAACCGATGTAAGGTGGGCAACCTTTAAGTCGATAGGGGCCGCATGGACCATCAGCAAAGAGAAGTTCTGGTCTGTAAAAGAAATTGATTTCGCGAAAATCAAACTCAGCTACGGTACAAACGGCAATTCCAGGATAGGGGCATATAAATCAAAAGGGATTTACAGCATGGGTACAGACAATAGTTATATCGGTATGCCTGGAGCAATCATGTCAAATGGTGAAAACCCTGTGCTGTCCTGGGAAACCACCTACATTTTAAATGGAGGTATTAGTCTTGGTTTGTTCAAAAGAATTTCCCTTGAACTTGAAGCCTATCAGAACATCACTAAAAATATTCTGGACGACGTAGACGTATCTCGCACAAGCGGGTTTACAGGAATCCTTCAGAATTTAGGGACTGTAAAGAACCGCGGCATTGAACTTACCCTAAACACACAAAACATCATGAAGAAGGATTTTGAGTGGAAAACCAGGTTTAACCTGTCGCACAACAGTAACCATATTGTGAAGCTTTACAATGGCAACAATAAGGTTTTTGGCAATACGATCAGAAGTGTAGGTGACGCCATAGGCACCTTTTATCTGATCAGATGGGCCGGAGTAGATCCCCGAGACGGCGGTCCGCTGTGGTACGATAACCGGGGCAATATTACCAAGGAATTTGACCTGAACAATCGTGTCATACTTGACGATCCCAATCCTGATTTTTTTGGGGGCATGACAAATACCTTCCAATATAAAAACTTTTCGTTTAGTGCGCTAATGGTATATAATGTAGGCGGATATGCATTTAGTGCTTTGCAGCGCGATGCTGAATCAGATGGAAGGAACCTTGCTTCCGACAACCAATCGAGAAACCAGCTTGACCGCTGGAGAGAAGCCGGTGACCTTAGCATCGTCCCTAAAACCGTTCTGGGTGAAAATGCAAACAATGGACGTAACTCAACCCGGTTCCTTCACCGGAAGACAAGCTTAAGATTAACCAATGTTAGTGTAAATTATGCAATACCGGAAAGCGCATTAAAAGCCATACGACTTAGGCGCGCCAGCATATATGCTCAGGCAGACAATGTTGGTTTCTGGACACCTTATAAAACCAAAAAAGGTTACAACGATTACAAGAACTATTTCAATCCATACCCTCAACCTCTTGTGCTCTCTTTTGGCTTAAACGTAGGCTTTTAACCATAACATAAACAACAATGAAAAATATAGCTAAAATAGCATTACTGATCTTGCTTGCTCTAAGTGTGGGTTCATGTAAAAAATTCCTTGAAAAAGAGCCTATAGGTAAAGTAGGTAAACAGGTACTGTTTGAAGACGTTAACGGCGCAAAGCTTGCGCTGATGGGTTCTTATAAATCCATGCTCGATTATTACAGAAATGAATTTGGTATGTATGGTGATGTAGCGTCAGATAACCTGGTGAATGTGCCGGCAAACAATGTTTATATGCCCGAACAGTTTAACTTTAGCAGCACAGCCGAAGACGAAGCCAGTGGTGCAGGCCACATATGGTTAGATATTTATGAGACATTGAACAATGTGAACAATCTGATCAATGCCATACCTGAACTGAAAGCAAAATTTCCAGGTAGTACGGGAGAGCTGGATGCTTTACAGGCACAGGCCCTGGTGCTTAGGGCAATATGCCACCTGGATTTGAGCAAAGTGTTTTCGCAACCCTATACTTTCACAGCAGATGGCTCACATATGGGAATTCCTCTTTTGTTAAAAACACCAAATCCCGGCCAACAGGTACCACGCAATACAATGAAAGAAACTTATGATCAAATCATTAAGGACATCAGTGATGCAATTCCAGTATTAAAAATTTACGGTAATACCGATCAGGCGTTGATAAGTTATCAGGCAGCGCTGGGCCTGCTATCCAGGGTTTATCTTTATCAGGGTAACTGGACACAAAGCCTTGCAAATGCGGATCTGGTGATTAACGACAAGGCTTATGCGCTGGCCACTGCATCAAGTTACAAGACAGTATTTACCGCCTACCCTTTAAGCTCTTCCTCACCAAAAGTTGAGATTTTGTTCCAATTATCCGCTCAGGGACAAGACAAGTACGGTGCCACCGATATCAACACAATATTCTCATCTTTCTCAGCTGCCAGGTACAAAGCATCAGCCAAATTACTTGGCCTGTTTGATGCCAACGACATCAGAAAGAAAGACATGTTTTCTGTCAATTCTACAAAATCGATCACCAAAAAATATGCAGACAGCATTTCAACAGTTCCAAATCCATTTACAATAAAGGTAATCCGCCTTTCGGAAGTTTACCTGAACCGCGCAGAAGCAAACTGGAACCTTGGTAAATATGATGATGCAGCAAAAGATCTTCAGATCATATCGCAAAGAGCGCATCCGAATAAAACCATTACGATAATTTACAGTTCAGCTGCTGACCTCTACAAGCAGATTGCCGATGAAAGAAACCGTGAGCTGTGTTTTGAAGGGCACCGTTTGATTGATCTGGTAAGACGTAAAGAAAATCTCCAACGGGGGAACGACTGCAACTCGACGGTTTGCAGTCTCAACTACCCGAACGATAAATTTGTTTTACCGATTACAACCAAGGAACTAGATGCCAACAAGGCAATGAAACAAAACCCTGGCTATAACTAATAAAGAAATGAAAAATAATATAAAAAATCTGCTCAGTATCTGTATTCTACCTTTGGTATTACTGGCTGCATCCTGTTCAAAGGAACAGGTTCCTTATGACAATCCTTTTTTTCATATCAATTTTGAGAATAAAAGTTCTATAGAAGTCTTATCCAACCGTAAAGACACCGTAGACTATAAAGTTTACCTAAGTGCCCAGCTTCAGTTTGAACCTATTGACCTGCAATATGAAGTAAAAGTGGGTGACGGGTTGCAGGATGGTCGTGATTTTACACTAATTACCACTGGTAATAAATTGACTTTTCCACAGGGGATTTTTGAGCGTGCCATCAGAATTGCATGGAAAGAATCTGTCCTTGATCCGGCAAAAGACAATACCATTACCATTCGGCTAATCAGCAATACCCGGAACTTTACAATGGGTATGCCTGGGCCAGACCAGCTACAGCGTCAACTGATCATCACTAAAAAGTAGGGAAGGCAATGATGAGGAAAAATATAAATCTGATGCCGTTATTACTGGCCTGCCTGGCACTTTTAAGTTTCGGCGGCTATGCCCAGCAATTGCGTCAAGACCCGAACCTGGTAACGGGAAGGCTTAAAAACGGCTTTACCTATTACATTTACAAAAGCAACAAAACACCAGGTAATTCGGTTCTGAGATTGTTTCTAAATGCAGGCTCACTACAGGAAGACTCTGATCAGTTGGGCCTAGCCCATTTTATCGAGCACATGGCCTTTAATGGGACCAAACATTATTCTAAAAATGATGTGATCGAATTCCTGGAATCTAAAGGTGTAAAGTTTGGGGCCGACCTGAATGCACACACCAGTTTTGATGAAACGGTGTATAAGATCAGTATCAATACGGAGGACGAGAAAAACCTGGAGAAATCTATCGACATTATGGCTGACTGGGCATTTGGCATAACCTTCGACAGCCATGAGATCGATAAGGAACGTGGCGTAGTGATCGAAGAATGGCGTAGCAAACAAGGTGCAGCGAACCGCTTAAGGGAACAATACCTGCCCGTACTGTTCAACAAATCCAGGTATGCCGAACGCTTGCCGATAGGCAAGGTTGACATCCTGAAGAGCTTTAAACGGCAAACCATTGTAGACTTTTACGAAAAATGGTACCGCCCCGACCTAATGTCTATTGCCATTATAACGGATATTGATCCAAAAAAAGTGGAAACTTATATCAAAAATGAGTTTAACCAGTACAAAGCTAAAAGCAAGGCCCCAAGGATATATTATGAATTACCTCAGCATCGTGACACCTTGTTTTCTATCCTTACCGACAAGGAAGCCAATGCCATTGAACTGAGCGTTTTTAATAAGATCAGGTCTTTTAGTGGGATCAAAACAGAGCAGGACTATAAAGCTCAGCTTATCCGTTCATTTTTCAATGCTCTGACCAAAAGCCGCTTCAGCAGAATCTCTCAACTGCAGAATGATTTTAAGGAGGGCAGCTTCTCGGTCAGCAATATTGTGCTGAAAAATGGCATTGTTTCGGGCGGGGCAGCTTTGTATCACGACAAAATCAAAGAGGGAATTACTCAGTACTTAACCGAAACGCAGCGGATTTTCCGTTATGGGTTCACCAGCGATGAAATAAAAAAATACCGTGATGAGTATATTGCAGCAATTAAACGTTCTGAAGCCTCGGAGGATAAAACGCAAGGAGAAACCTATGTCAATGAAATACACGATGTATTTTACAACGGCAGCACCATGTTGGCTAAAACGGAACGCAACAGGCTTGCGCTCAAATACGCACCGCAAATTGACTCCCTTACGCTCTTCGACTTCCTGAAATCGGTAAACAAGCCAGGTAATACCGTGGTATTGCTTACCGCGCCGGAAAAGGACAAAACCAGTTTACCTGACCAGCCAGCCTTAAAGGCCATGTTTGCCAAAGCAGCCTCAGAAAAGATTGCGCCCTGGTCAGACCAGCTAAGCATTCCTGAAAAACTGCTGGCACAAGAACCAAAAGCTGGTAAAGTGGTCAAACAGGAAATCATATCTCCTATTGGGCTTACCAAATGGACCTTATCCAACGGCTCCATTGTTTATCTGAAGCCGACCGAAGAACGTAAAAATTACCTTTCTTTATCGGGCTTCCGGAAAGGTGGAATTTACGCCCTGGATTCAGCACAATATGTAACCGCTCAGTTTGTAAAGCCGGTTACCGGCCTGAGTGGTGCGGGCCCTTTCAGCAGACGCGCATTAACTGAGTTCCTTACCGGAAATTCAGCTTCTGCCACCCTAGTTTTATCAAATACCAGGGAAGGTGTAGTGACCAGTGCCGACTGGAAGGATGCCAGAACCATGTTCCAGCTCATGTACCTGAAATGGATGTACCCCAATGCTGATCCCTTAACATTTGAACAGGCAAAGCGGCAAACCATAGAACAGATGGAGAACAACAAACTTTCTCCGAATTACGCCTACAATAAAGCCATAGCTGAACTGCTGAAAGGCGACGATGACTATGCGTCAAACCTGTCGGAAGCCCGCCTGAATAAAGAAGCACAATTAAAAGACATCATCCCGATTTTCAAAAGCCGGTTTGGTTCAGCTAAAGATTTCCAGTTTGTCATTGTAGGTGGGTTTAACCCCGACAGCATCAAACCTTTGGTTGAGCAGTATATAGGCGGTTTACCCGGTGGTGATTACAATGCAAAATTTGTTTATAAAGGTCCTATTGAAGGCCATGGAGCAAAAGACATCCTGATGTATGCGGGCACTGCACCTAAAAGCACCGTAAACCTTTTTTACCAAAACAATCAGGTAAACTATGATTATCCTGAAATACTGGTTCAGACGCTTTTACAGGAGGTATTGAAAGTAAAGCTCCGCTTAAACCTTCGCGAAGAGAATTCGGGCGTATATGGTGTCGGTGTTTCGGTATCAGCCACCAGCGTCCCTGCACCGCTAATCCGCTCGAGGATCTCCTTTACCTGTGCTCCGGAATCGGCGGAATTTCTGGTTAAACAAGCCCGGGACGAGGTTAAAAAAATTGCAGCAAATCCGCAGTATTTTGCTGCCGAACTGGCCAACATCAAAACACAGCAGATCGATGGCTATAAGAAACAGGTAGGTAAAAACCTGTTCTGGAGTTCGGCCCTTAGAAATCAGTTTTACTTCGGTTTTAAGGATTACAGTTATTTCAACAACTACGAAAACATGATCAACCGCATCACCCCTGAAATGGTTTCCGATTATGCTAAAAAATACATGATTGAAACACCGGGCATTAAAGCAGTACTGATGCCTGAGAATTTTAAGACACTAAACTAATTGTTATGAAGACTTTTAAAAATATCACCATCCTGTTCCTGCTTTTCATGGCGGGTGTTTATACAGGTTGTAAAAAAGACCCCGTAATGTACGGCAAAGGATTTGAATCCTTTAAATTCATCGTGAAAGATGCACTTGATGCAAATAAAGAATACGAAGGGATAATAAATGGCGACGAGATTGTGGTACAGTTGCCGACAGAGGTAGACGTCACAAATCTTAAAGCCAGCTTTTTGATGGATAATCCACGCACCATTGTGCAGGTAGGATCTGAAGTCCAGGAAAGTGGCATTACTGAGCAGGATTTTACCAATCCGGTGTCCTACCGTGTAAAAGCGGAAGACAAAAGCACGCGTAGCTATTCCGTGCGCGTCGAAAAGAAAGTAGCCTTCCAATCCTTTGGCTTTTATAAAGAAGATAACCCGGGGCTTGAAGAAGATTACAAAGCGGTCATCAGAGGATTAATTATTGATATTGCTGTTCATGAAACCGTAGACATCACAAAACTGGTAGCCAGGTTCCAGACAACAACAGGGGCAATAATAAAAGTTGGGGCAGTGACACAGGAAAGCAAAGTTACACCCAACAATTTTAATAGCCCCGTAGCGTACACTTTTACCGATGCAGGTTTACCTGCCTCAGTAGACTTTAAAGTTGCACTTTCTTTTATTGGCCCTAAATGGTGGATGATTGGTGATAAAAGCATCATAGGAAGTGAATCATCAAATTTAAAAATGGCAATTCATCCATTCACTAAATATCCTTACCTGGTATACATAAGAAGTGGGAAAGACGAGAATGGTGCTGTCATTCCTGATGAAAAAGAGAAAATTGCGGTAATCAGTTACACAGGCACAGGGTGGAAAAATGTTGGGAACCCTGAAGGCTTCTCAGATGACGAATCCGATCTCGCCCAAATCGCTTTTGATGACCTTGGCGTACCATATGTCGGTTATAAAGATTACTATAAAGATGAACAAAAAGCAACGGTATTAAAATATTCCAATGAAAATTGGGTTCCTGTTGGCAACAAAAATTTCAGCCCTGTCAAACTAGGCAAATTTTCATTCACAATTGGGGAATTCAATAGACCTATAGCTGCAGCCGCAGCTTCTGCAGTAGCACCAGGCTATGCCAGACAAGCTATATATGTTGCAGCAAATATGGATGACCAATGGAATAGTATTACTCCCTCAATCACAAACCCTTTAATAGGCGGAGTACAGGTATTTAAGGGCTTAGACGGTAAAACTTACATGGCGGTTTTAGACCGAAGTTCGAATCTTAGCATGTATAAATATACCGACAATACCTGGAAGCCGGTTGGGCCTGTTAGCTTCAGAACTTCCGACGGATTACCAGGTTTTACATCTGTAATTGGCGCAGCTTCAGCTGATGGTACTGTTTATATTGGTTTTCAGACGGTATCTGCTAATCAACGTTTGAACCGTGTAATGAAGTTCAACGGTACCACTTGGGAAGAGCTTGGCTCAGCTGGAAACAGCCAGGACCAGACCGATAAATATGCGTTAGCTGTAGATCCAACGGGCAAGCTGTATTTCGGGTTCGCAAATACCACTGGTCTGTACGTGCGTACTTTTAATGATCAGACTAAAAACTGGAATACACCCAGAATGGTTGTTTCCGGAAAAATTAACGCATTTGACATGCAGGTTTCACCTGATGGGATTCCTTATCTTGCTGTAACCACCACTACCGACAAGAAAATAACCGTTTACAAGTACACTAACACGAAATAACATCCCGGCTTTACGTGGGCTTAACAACCCATGTAAAGCTTTTAAACATATATCAATTGAAACAGTTCAGTTTTTTTATACTTGCGGCATTCACCTGCTTTTCTGCAAGCACTTTACAAGCCCAAACCACTGCAACCGGCTATGTATTTGCCGATGCGAACGGAAACGGTAAAAAAGATAAATCCGAGAAAGGCATTGCCAATGTTTCGGTAACCAATGGGCAGGAAGTGGTACAAACAGACAACAAGGGGTTTTATACCCTTCGGGTTGGCAATGATGACATCATCAGTGTCATTAAACCAAGTGGCTACCAGGTGCCGGTCAATGCCGATAACCTGCCGCAATACTTTTACATCCACAAACCCCAGGGTTCGCCCCAGCTTAAATACAGGGGCGTTGCCCCTACCGGCCCATTGCCTAAATCGATTGATTTTCCCTTAAAGCCATCAACAGAAAAAGACAACTATACTGCCTTGATTTTTGGCGATCCTCAGGTATACAATCAGGAACAGGTAGATTACTTTATAAAAGATGTTATTACGGAGGTTGAAGGCATTAAAAACATTTCCTTTGGCATCAGTATGGGCGATGAGGTTGGCGATAAACTCGATCTGTTTGCAGCCTATACCGCAGCGGTTAAACGTGTGGGCATTCCCTGGTACAACATGATGGGCAACCACGACCTGAATGCCGATGCCCCCACCGATTCCCTATCAGATGAATCCTTTGAAGCCCATTTTGGTCCGGCTACTTATGCATTTAATTATGGGAAAGTACACTTCATTATATTGGATAATGTATTGTATCCTGATCCGCGTGATGGTCGTGGTTACTATGGCGGTCTGAGGGAAGATCAGTTAAAATTTGTAGAGAACGACCTGAGGCATGTACCTAAAGATTATTTGGTTGTACTGACCATGCACATTCCGATGAGCGAGCCTGAATTCCTTTTCAGTTCAGCAACCAGAAAAAGGTTATTCAACGCCATTAAGGATTTTCCAAATACCCTTTCTATTTCTGCTCATACCCATATGCAGCGTCAGGATTTTTATGTAAAAGGTTCTGAATGGCTGCAAGACAAACCACATCAT from Pedobacter africanus includes:
- a CDS encoding NHL repeat-containing protein is translated as MKTFKNITILFLLFMAGVYTGCKKDPVMYGKGFESFKFIVKDALDANKEYEGIINGDEIVVQLPTEVDVTNLKASFLMDNPRTIVQVGSEVQESGITEQDFTNPVSYRVKAEDKSTRSYSVRVEKKVAFQSFGFYKEDNPGLEEDYKAVIRGLIIDIAVHETVDITKLVARFQTTTGAIIKVGAVTQESKVTPNNFNSPVAYTFTDAGLPASVDFKVALSFIGPKWWMIGDKSIIGSESSNLKMAIHPFTKYPYLVYIRSGKDENGAVIPDEKEKIAVISYTGTGWKNVGNPEGFSDDESDLAQIAFDDLGVPYVGYKDYYKDEQKATVLKYSNENWVPVGNKNFSPVKLGKFSFTIGEFNRPIAAAAASAVAPGYARQAIYVAANMDDQWNSITPSITNPLIGGVQVFKGLDGKTYMAVLDRSSNLSMYKYTDNTWKPVGPVSFRTSDGLPGFTSVIGAASADGTVYIGFQTVSANQRLNRVMKFNGTTWEELGSAGNSQDQTDKYALAVDPTGKLYFGFANTTGLYVRTFNDQTKNWNTPRMVVSGKINAFDMQVSPDGIPYLAVTTTTDKKITVYKYTNTK
- a CDS encoding calcineurin-like phosphoesterase C-terminal domain-containing protein; protein product: MKQFSFFILAAFTCFSASTLQAQTTATGYVFADANGNGKKDKSEKGIANVSVTNGQEVVQTDNKGFYTLRVGNDDIISVIKPSGYQVPVNADNLPQYFYIHKPQGSPQLKYRGVAPTGPLPKSIDFPLKPSTEKDNYTALIFGDPQVYNQEQVDYFIKDVITEVEGIKNISFGISMGDEVGDKLDLFAAYTAAVKRVGIPWYNMMGNHDLNADAPTDSLSDESFEAHFGPATYAFNYGKVHFIILDNVLYPDPRDGRGYYGGLREDQLKFVENDLRHVPKDYLVVLTMHIPMSEPEFLFSSATRKRLFNAIKDFPNTLSISAHTHMQRQDFYVKGSEWLQDKPHHHFNIGTASGDFYSGLNDKDGTPISTMRDGTPKGYGFIHFKGNQYIIDYKVAGKDAADQMRIIAPEKLKKDSDTLAYIYVNFYTGAKNDQVQYRIDGSEWKNMEQSIEFDPFYLAEVATWKSITDKTKKARRPSNPAKSTHLWKGPISTRLPTGKHNIEVKATDMFNRSFIQKSTYTIE